In Blastopirellula sp. J2-11, a single genomic region encodes these proteins:
- a CDS encoding DUF971 domain-containing protein has protein sequence MTPADIQADRALRTLKIEWSDGQIGSVDFWSLRVSCRCARCISEHTGERILNPDDVPRDVSIDSMELVGGYAIKIRWTDGHDTGLFTWEHLREATLSS, from the coding sequence ATGACGCCTGCCGATATCCAAGCCGACCGCGCTCTCCGCACACTCAAGATCGAGTGGTCGGATGGCCAGATAGGGTCGGTCGATTTTTGGTCGCTGCGCGTCAGCTGTCGTTGTGCTCGCTGCATTAGCGAACATACCGGCGAGCGGATCTTGAACCCCGACGACGTGCCGCGCGACGTCAGCATCGACTCGATGGAACTGGTCGGCGGCTACGCGATCAAAATTCGCTGGACCGACGGCCACGACACCGGGCTCTTTACCTGGGAACATCTCCGCGAAGCGACGCTCTCCAGCTAG
- the rimO gene encoding 30S ribosomal protein S12 methylthiotransferase RimO: MTQLPILDQSASPATSCKSSGESKGSYSFVSLGCPKNLVDSERMLGLLQIDGYSLVQEPVGADFVVVNTCGFIEAARTESFAAIHEMLELKRQGKIRGVVVCGCLAERQKEQLLIDCPEIDQVVGVFGREEITKVADRLVGNLDEQREVFRPAPVRALEDRHRLRITPKHFAYLKVSEGCDRLCTFCAIPKMRGKHATKPMEEVIREAEELAADGVRELIVVAQDTTYYGLDLYGEPRLAQLLKQLNEVKGFDWIRLMYFYPMYIDDHLLQTIADADKIVPYIDMPLQHINDNMLRRMSRRVTRSSTEDTIARMRKFIPDLAIRTTFITGFPGETDEQFDELCGFVAEQKFERVGVFTYSREEGTPAVKLPDALPEEVAAERRDRLMEVQQNVVFDRNDALVGTTMDVILDQQVPGQATAWIGRTKHDAPDVDCVVFVSGEGLAAGQIVPTEIVATHEYDLIGAAVDTPR; this comes from the coding sequence ATGACGCAACTACCAATACTCGATCAATCCGCTTCACCCGCTACCTCGTGCAAGTCGTCCGGCGAGTCGAAGGGTTCCTATTCCTTCGTCAGTCTTGGCTGCCCGAAAAACCTGGTCGACAGCGAGCGGATGCTTGGTCTGCTGCAGATCGACGGTTATTCGTTGGTGCAGGAGCCGGTTGGCGCCGATTTTGTGGTGGTCAACACTTGCGGATTTATCGAAGCGGCTCGCACCGAATCGTTCGCCGCGATTCATGAGATGCTCGAGCTGAAGCGTCAAGGCAAGATCCGCGGCGTCGTCGTTTGCGGCTGTCTGGCCGAACGTCAAAAAGAACAACTGCTGATTGATTGCCCCGAGATCGATCAAGTGGTCGGCGTCTTTGGGCGCGAAGAGATCACCAAGGTCGCCGATCGTCTGGTGGGGAACTTGGATGAGCAGCGCGAAGTCTTCCGCCCTGCCCCGGTTCGTGCGCTCGAAGATCGTCATCGTCTGCGAATCACGCCGAAGCACTTCGCCTATCTGAAAGTTTCGGAAGGTTGCGATCGGCTGTGCACTTTCTGCGCGATCCCCAAGATGCGCGGCAAGCACGCGACCAAGCCGATGGAAGAAGTGATTCGCGAAGCGGAAGAGCTGGCCGCCGACGGCGTGCGCGAATTGATCGTCGTCGCGCAAGACACCACCTACTACGGGCTCGATCTGTACGGCGAACCCCGGTTGGCTCAGTTGCTGAAGCAACTGAACGAGGTAAAGGGTTTCGACTGGATCCGTTTGATGTACTTCTACCCGATGTACATTGACGATCATCTGCTGCAAACGATCGCCGACGCTGACAAGATTGTCCCTTACATCGACATGCCGCTGCAGCATATCAATGACAACATGCTGCGTCGCATGTCGCGCCGCGTGACGCGTAGCTCGACCGAAGACACAATCGCACGGATGCGGAAGTTCATTCCGGATCTTGCGATTCGCACCACGTTCATCACCGGCTTCCCCGGCGAAACCGACGAGCAATTTGACGAACTGTGCGGCTTTGTCGCCGAGCAAAAATTCGAGCGCGTCGGCGTCTTCACCTACTCGCGCGAAGAAGGAACGCCGGCGGTTAAACTGCCCGATGCATTGCCGGAAGAAGTTGCCGCCGAGCGTCGTGATCGTCTGATGGAAGTGCAGCAAAATGTCGTCTTCGATCGCAACGACGCGCTGGTCGGTACGACGATGGACGTCATCCTGGATCAGCAAGTGCCGGGACAAGCGACCGCGTGGATCGGCCGAACCAAGCATGACGCGCCCGACGTTGATTGCGTGGTGTTCGTCTCGGGAGAAGGACTCGCAGCCGGGCAGATCGTACCAACCGAGATTGTCGCGACGCACGAATACGATTTGATTGGCGCAGCGGTCGATACGCCTCGTTAG
- a CDS encoding UDP-N-acetylmuramoyl-L-alanyl-D-glutamate--2,6-diaminopimelate ligase, protein MTLSTQPTSAVSLRRLLPGAKILGAEDIVVRSCAANSKLCLPDDLFVAMVGAHQDGHDFVEEAVANGASAILSERSLPTTRPVCIVENTHSAYAQICQALAGDPSKRMRVIGVTGTNGKTTVCRLIQSIMETAGATVGMSSSLGYDNGYDRQPWDCTTPNAAVLADLLSRMEFNGCTHAVVEASSEALSRDRLDGIELDAVAITNLRQDHLDVHGSVTNYHRAKKKILGRLRETGFAVVNADDAACNKLLSQIDTPALSVALHGAAEITASVVERHKSEQTFLLSAGDETVPVCTRMIGDHHVYNCLVAAAVGLVYGVDLKTVVRGLERVDSIPGRMQRIECGQPFGVFVDLAHTHDALAMALKSLRRVTHGRVICVFGADGLGDPSKRPLLGRVAERGADLSLITSANPGDESPLEVIHDILDGYERPARAHVIPNRAAAIEWALSEAQTGDTVLIAGRGTPNLQTLREEELPLDDVQIAQSWLYNDVPKEAPVEDDGPVLLKFPRG, encoded by the coding sequence ATGACTTTGTCTACGCAGCCAACGTCCGCGGTATCGCTTCGCCGGTTGTTGCCCGGAGCCAAAATCCTGGGCGCCGAGGACATCGTCGTCCGCTCTTGTGCGGCGAATTCGAAGCTTTGTCTGCCTGACGACCTGTTTGTCGCGATGGTCGGCGCCCATCAAGATGGGCACGATTTTGTCGAAGAAGCGGTCGCCAACGGCGCGTCGGCGATTTTGTCCGAGCGATCCTTGCCGACGACCCGACCGGTTTGCATCGTCGAGAACACCCACAGCGCCTACGCACAAATCTGCCAGGCCTTGGCTGGAGATCCCTCCAAACGGATGCGGGTGATCGGCGTCACCGGCACCAACGGCAAAACAACCGTTTGCCGCCTGATTCAATCGATCATGGAAACGGCCGGAGCGACGGTCGGCATGTCCTCTTCGCTCGGATACGACAACGGATACGATCGCCAACCGTGGGACTGCACCACGCCTAACGCTGCTGTTTTGGCCGATCTCCTCTCTCGGATGGAATTCAACGGCTGCACGCACGCCGTCGTCGAAGCCTCTAGCGAAGCTCTCTCACGGGATCGCTTGGATGGGATCGAACTGGACGCGGTGGCGATCACCAATTTGCGCCAAGATCATCTCGACGTTCATGGTTCGGTCACCAATTATCACCGAGCCAAAAAGAAAATTCTCGGCAGATTGCGCGAAACGGGTTTCGCCGTTGTTAATGCGGACGACGCCGCCTGTAACAAACTTCTCTCACAGATCGATACGCCTGCGTTGTCGGTCGCGCTGCATGGCGCCGCCGAAATCACTGCGAGCGTCGTCGAACGCCACAAAAGCGAACAAACCTTTTTGCTGTCCGCCGGCGACGAAACGGTCCCGGTTTGTACACGGATGATCGGAGATCACCATGTTTATAACTGTCTGGTCGCCGCGGCGGTTGGATTGGTTTACGGCGTTGACCTGAAGACCGTCGTACGTGGCCTGGAACGGGTCGATTCGATCCCCGGCCGGATGCAGCGGATCGAGTGTGGTCAGCCGTTTGGCGTCTTCGTCGACCTGGCTCACACCCACGACGCGTTGGCGATGGCGCTCAAATCGCTGCGTCGTGTGACGCATGGTCGCGTGATTTGCGTCTTTGGCGCCGATGGCTTAGGTGATCCCAGCAAGCGTCCGCTGTTGGGCCGCGTCGCCGAACGTGGCGCTGATCTTTCGCTGATCACCAGCGCCAATCCCGGCGACGAAAGTCCGCTGGAAGTCATTCATGACATTTTAGACGGCTACGAACGCCCGGCCCGAGCCCATGTCATCCCCAATCGCGCCGCCGCGATTGAGTGGGCGCTGTCCGAAGCGCAAACCGGAGATACAGTGCTGATCGCCGGTCGTGGAACTCCCAATCTGCAAACGTTGCGAGAAGAAGAACTGCCGCTCGACGACGTACAAATCGCTCAAAGCTGGCTCTATAATGACGTCCCGAAAGAAGCCCCGGTCGAAGATGATGGCCCAGTGCTGTTGAAATTTCCGCGCGGGTAA
- a CDS encoding DUF4105 domain-containing protein — protein MPSYENVGGQITIHNVRNCRYASSDNYVIQYYEKQFNLSDVESVDFIVAPFNDTPAVAHTMLSFGLAGGDQIVSSVEIRKEADEEYSAWKGFLNQYELMYVIGDERDIINLSSNEYKSDVYLYPTIATPQQSQALLIDVLERANQLAVKPEFYNTVTNNCTTNIVRHVNDLAPDKVHYNYKVLLTGYSDSYAYELGLLDQSVPFEELKKRSLISELAEKYEYDPDFSAKIRRR, from the coding sequence TTGCCATCCTACGAAAATGTTGGCGGGCAGATCACCATTCACAACGTTAGAAACTGTCGCTACGCGTCGTCTGATAATTATGTGATTCAGTACTACGAGAAGCAATTCAATCTCAGCGATGTGGAGTCGGTCGACTTTATCGTTGCGCCGTTTAACGATACGCCTGCGGTCGCGCATACGATGCTGAGCTTTGGCCTGGCCGGCGGCGATCAGATTGTTTCGTCGGTCGAAATCCGCAAAGAAGCAGACGAAGAGTACTCGGCCTGGAAAGGCTTTTTGAACCAGTACGAATTGATGTACGTCATCGGCGACGAACGCGACATCATCAACCTTAGCTCGAACGAATATAAGAGCGACGTCTATCTTTATCCGACAATCGCAACGCCGCAGCAGTCGCAAGCGTTGTTGATCGACGTGTTGGAAAGAGCCAACCAATTGGCCGTAAAACCCGAGTTTTACAACACCGTCACCAACAACTGCACGACCAACATCGTGCGACACGTTAACGATCTGGCGCCGGATAAAGTTCACTACAACTACAAAGTTCTGCTGACCGGCTATAGCGACTCCTACGCCTACGAGTTAGGATTGCTCGATCAAAGCGTTCCTTTTGAAGAGTTGAAGAAGCGGTCGCTCATTAGCGAGCTGGCCGAAAAATACGAATACGATCCTGACTTCTCCGCCAAAATTCGCCGGCGATGA
- a CDS encoding CPBP family intramembrane glutamic endopeptidase, with amino-acid sequence MGQIIFGFAVLCLMALLLVICISGWSWSLRQLLRGEPILRQETGEPISWGLIDIVATIVIALMLMAGFQGIAMAVTGAKLPIKEDSLDAVQQAAMILAFSGAELLSLLAVSGLIVVRGYGLQLFGHRGEKFFADLLLGIAAFGMLVVPTLILQAILAYLKPYEHPLIDMLIKDKSVPMAVASVAAAVVAAPLFEEFFFRGLFQGWLQDTVDGRLKISNVLLGRVRWLSQEDASPPELVTAEVDSAAEQEPKEEIITAVSASGGRENPFDSPTTAPVVPTTEYESLAASRQRSLLQICGPILLSASFFALMHLGQGLAPIPLFFLALGLGYLYQRTRRLTPCVVVHFLLNGQSMALLLIQVFVLGEDAALIAN; translated from the coding sequence ATGGGACAAATAATATTCGGATTCGCGGTGCTTTGCTTGATGGCGCTGCTGCTGGTGATCTGCATCTCCGGCTGGAGTTGGTCGCTGCGCCAGCTATTGCGGGGCGAGCCGATCTTGCGACAAGAGACAGGCGAACCGATTAGTTGGGGCCTGATTGATATCGTGGCCACGATCGTGATTGCGTTGATGTTGATGGCCGGCTTTCAGGGTATCGCCATGGCGGTGACCGGGGCCAAGCTGCCGATCAAAGAAGATTCGCTGGATGCAGTCCAACAAGCGGCGATGATCTTGGCCTTTTCTGGCGCCGAACTTTTGTCGCTGCTCGCGGTTTCAGGGCTGATCGTCGTGCGCGGTTATGGGCTGCAACTGTTTGGCCACCGCGGCGAGAAGTTTTTCGCCGACTTGTTGTTGGGGATCGCTGCCTTCGGCATGCTGGTCGTGCCGACCTTGATCCTGCAGGCAATTCTCGCCTACTTAAAGCCGTACGAGCACCCGTTGATCGACATGCTGATCAAAGACAAAAGCGTGCCGATGGCTGTCGCATCGGTGGCCGCGGCGGTGGTCGCAGCGCCGTTGTTTGAAGAGTTTTTCTTTCGCGGGCTCTTTCAGGGTTGGCTGCAAGATACCGTCGACGGGCGTTTGAAAATCAGCAACGTCTTGTTGGGGCGAGTCCGTTGGCTGTCGCAAGAGGATGCGTCGCCGCCAGAACTGGTGACGGCGGAGGTTGATTCAGCGGCGGAACAAGAGCCGAAAGAAGAAATCATTACGGCCGTCTCCGCTTCCGGCGGACGAGAGAATCCGTTTGACTCGCCGACAACGGCGCCGGTGGTTCCGACGACCGAATATGAATCGCTGGCAGCGTCGCGTCAGCGAAGCTTATTGCAAATCTGCGGACCGATTTTGCTCAGCGCGTCGTTCTTCGCGCTGATGCATCTGGGGCAAGGTCTCGCACCGATTCCCCTCTTTTTTCTCGCCCTGGGGCTAGGGTATCTCTATCAACGGACGCGGCGCTTGACGCCGTGCGTCGTTGTCCATTTTCTGCTCAACGGCCAATCGATGGCGTTGCTGCTGATTCAGGTTTTTGTTCTCGGCGAGGACGCCGCGCTGATCGCTAACTGA
- a CDS encoding PTS sugar transporter subunit IIA: MASQDFDIDQLAAYLHLTPPQVEKLANRGTVPGRKVAGQWRFSQADIHHWLEDRIGLSDEAELVQVESVLDRSGSNDDEVVSIAGMLRPETIKTPLMGKSPRKIISELCELAAEAGLLWDPAKMSDAVLTRENMHTTALDNGVALLHPRRPLPDIISEGFLCLGRTYQGVPFGGSRGILTDVFFLIASVDDRSHLRTLARLSRVISDSAFYTKLRDAADPIATIEMIAEFEEDL, translated from the coding sequence ATGGCTAGCCAGGATTTCGATATCGATCAACTTGCCGCGTACCTCCATTTGACCCCGCCGCAGGTCGAAAAGCTCGCGAATCGAGGGACCGTTCCCGGCCGCAAGGTCGCCGGACAATGGCGTTTTAGCCAAGCCGACATCCATCATTGGTTGGAAGATCGGATCGGACTTTCGGACGAAGCCGAGCTCGTGCAGGTCGAAAGCGTGCTCGATCGCAGCGGCTCGAACGACGATGAAGTGGTTTCGATCGCCGGCATGCTTCGCCCCGAGACGATCAAAACTCCACTAATGGGGAAATCGCCGCGAAAAATTATTTCGGAACTTTGCGAGCTTGCCGCCGAAGCTGGCCTGCTGTGGGATCCGGCGAAAATGTCAGACGCCGTCCTGACTCGCGAAAATATGCATACCACCGCGCTCGATAACGGCGTCGCGCTGCTTCACCCGCGGCGACCTTTGCCTGACATCATCAGCGAAGGCTTTCTCTGTCTGGGTCGCACCTATCAAGGGGTCCCGTTCGGCGGCAGTCGAGGAATTTTGACCGATGTTTTTTTTCTAATCGCGTCGGTCGATGATCGATCGCACCTGCGGACGTTGGCTCGGCTGAGCCGCGTCATCAGCGACTCCGCGTTTTATACGAAACTGCGTGACGCCGCCGACCCGATCGCGACGATCGAAATGATCGCCGAATTTGAAGAAGACTTGTAA
- a CDS encoding AI-2E family transporter, producing MNSEQATLPKLSEERSNLQTGALLILAAVAVSFAVAYARSILIPFTLAIFLNYLVAPIVDFSMVRLRFSKFAAVSLALLVVGLALVSMSFLVLLVIQSISDPQMLRQLEFDLQRKLDAIVIQGYALADSWLGVQFDRPDSELIIAAIKTNLISQMPSYAQQLGALLMSLVSSTALTTIFVGFMLAGRDPYKVSKGMYAEIDQKIRRYIATKFMISAVTGILVWVCLAMMGMRLASLFGLMAFMLNFIPSVGSIIATLLPIPLAIVDFDSVWMIVLVIGVPGAIQMTLGNVIEPKIMGDGLQLHPVTILLSLTFWGMLWGPVGMVLAVPITATLRIVMLRFETTRVIGNLMAGILPEHE from the coding sequence ATGAATTCAGAACAGGCGACTCTACCCAAGCTGAGCGAAGAGCGATCGAACCTGCAAACAGGCGCTTTGCTAATACTAGCGGCGGTTGCGGTCTCTTTTGCCGTCGCCTATGCCCGCAGCATTTTGATTCCCTTTACGCTGGCGATCTTCTTGAACTACCTGGTCGCGCCGATCGTCGATTTTTCGATGGTTCGCCTGCGGTTTTCCAAATTTGCCGCCGTGTCGCTGGCCCTGTTGGTAGTCGGCCTGGCGCTAGTCAGCATGAGTTTCTTAGTCTTGCTGGTGATCCAAAGCATTTCAGATCCGCAAATGTTGAGACAGCTTGAATTTGATCTGCAACGCAAGCTTGATGCGATCGTGATTCAGGGATATGCGCTGGCCGATAGCTGGCTGGGAGTCCAATTTGATCGGCCTGACTCGGAATTGATCATCGCCGCGATCAAAACCAATTTAATTTCGCAAATGCCGTCGTACGCCCAGCAGTTGGGGGCATTGTTGATGAGTCTGGTCTCAAGCACCGCGCTGACGACGATTTTTGTCGGCTTTATGTTGGCCGGACGCGATCCGTACAAAGTCTCCAAAGGAATGTACGCCGAGATCGACCAGAAGATCCGCCGCTACATCGCGACCAAGTTCATGATTTCGGCCGTCACCGGAATCTTGGTCTGGGTTTGTCTGGCGATGATGGGAATGCGGTTGGCGTCGCTGTTCGGGTTGATGGCGTTCATGTTGAACTTCATCCCGTCAGTCGGCTCCATCATTGCGACGCTGCTGCCGATTCCGCTGGCGATCGTTGACTTTGACAGCGTCTGGATGATCGTGCTGGTGATCGGCGTTCCCGGCGCGATTCAAATGACGCTCGGCAATGTGATCGAACCGAAGATCATGGGAGATGGTTTGCAACTGCACCCAGTGACGATCCTGCTGAGTCTCACTTTCTGGGGCATGCTCTGGGGACCAGTCGGCATGGTGTTGGCCGTGCCGATCACGGCGACCCTGCGGATCGTGATGCTGCGATTTGAGACAACCCGCGTGATCGGCAATTTGATGGCCGGCATCTTGCCGGAGCACGAATAG
- a CDS encoding DUF1559 domain-containing protein, giving the protein MELLRTRRRGFTLVELLVVIAIIGVLIALLLPAVQQAREAARRMQCANHLKQLALALHNYHDTFSTFPSAAYCVTAGAADASGRTDIAHCHTWIESLMPFIEQNAVYDQINFNTANNLGDNPSVLNDLLISSLLCPSDPDSGLFPNSRESGYTPGTGDSMGANYVPSVGPIHMNSCAIAAQSPNVNCKSTGGARLDVDAPGMFNGGRDAYKLALCMDGTSNTFLIGETLPIYSSFHMYFASHMHIGSTNTPPNYQKIYGDACPMSRDSRIGSCYVQMGGYKSRHPNGVQMALADASVRFIPDTIDYHTWVFLGDRDDGNAVGEF; this is encoded by the coding sequence ATGGAACTTCTCAGGACGCGACGACGTGGTTTTACTTTGGTCGAACTATTAGTTGTCATCGCAATTATTGGGGTGCTTATCGCTCTGCTCTTGCCGGCCGTACAGCAGGCCCGGGAAGCTGCACGACGGATGCAATGCGCTAACCATCTGAAGCAATTGGCCCTGGCTCTGCACAACTATCACGACACTTTCAGTACGTTTCCCTCTGCGGCCTACTGCGTGACTGCGGGGGCCGCCGACGCTTCGGGAAGGACGGATATCGCTCATTGTCACACTTGGATCGAGTCGTTGATGCCGTTCATCGAGCAGAACGCCGTCTACGACCAGATCAATTTCAACACGGCGAACAATTTAGGCGACAATCCGAGCGTCTTGAATGACTTGCTGATTTCGAGCCTGCTTTGTCCGTCCGATCCTGATAGCGGGTTGTTTCCTAATTCTCGCGAAAGTGGTTATACGCCGGGGACAGGCGATTCAATGGGCGCCAACTATGTGCCATCGGTCGGCCCAATCCATATGAACAGTTGTGCGATCGCCGCCCAAAGCCCGAACGTGAATTGCAAATCAACCGGCGGGGCTCGGCTCGATGTCGATGCTCCCGGCATGTTCAACGGCGGTCGCGACGCCTACAAGTTGGCGCTGTGCATGGACGGAACGAGCAATACGTTTCTGATCGGAGAGACGCTGCCGATCTACAGTTCGTTCCATATGTATTTCGCCTCGCATATGCATATCGGCTCGACGAACACTCCGCCGAATTATCAGAAGATCTACGGCGACGCGTGCCCCATGTCCCGTGATTCGCGCATCGGCTCTTGCTACGTCCAAATGGGCGGTTACAAGAGTCGGCACCCCAACGGCGTGCAGATGGCGCTAGCCGACGCCAGCGTCCGTTTCATCCCCGATACGATCGATTATCACACGTGGGTATTTCTCGGCGACCGCGATGATGGTAACGCCGTGGGAGAATTTTGA
- a CDS encoding CAP domain-containing protein yields the protein MTDQKKILALTVLLALAASLHAEDASVKPQATDDNADAEVKDKFLHNHPSLVKMWKHSNAVRGQYNLPAQRMNPELTKAAQDHAWYMAKTGQFSHHVNGGFVARARRHNFQGSPSGEIILWNAKSIEATFQGWLNSPGHRAILLSGARQVGYGYAVARDGSTYWVGVFGN from the coding sequence ATGACGGATCAGAAGAAGATTCTTGCGCTCACAGTCTTGCTTGCCCTCGCGGCTTCGCTGCATGCCGAGGACGCTAGCGTCAAACCGCAAGCGACTGACGACAATGCAGACGCCGAAGTTAAAGATAAGTTTCTCCATAATCACCCCAGCCTGGTGAAGATGTGGAAACACTCCAACGCAGTGCGCGGGCAATACAACTTGCCGGCGCAACGGATGAACCCCGAACTAACCAAAGCCGCCCAGGATCATGCTTGGTACATGGCCAAAACCGGTCAGTTCAGTCACCATGTGAACGGCGGCTTCGTCGCTCGCGCTCGTCGACACAATTTCCAAGGAAGCCCGTCAGGCGAGATCATTCTCTGGAACGCCAAGTCGATCGAAGCGACGTTCCAAGGCTGGTTGAACAGCCCTGGCCATCGCGCTATTTTGCTCAGCGGCGCTCGTCAAGTTGGTTACGGCTATGCCGTCGCACGAGACGGATCGACCTATTGGGTCGGCGTCTTTGGCAACTAA
- the pgsA gene encoding CDP-diacylglycerol--glycerol-3-phosphate 3-phosphatidyltransferase, whose protein sequence is MTAADTKPTASTKVVNVPNAITLARFLLSIAVFVLLPLGQYVAAAIVFIIAAATDWMDGYWARKYNEVTQVGRVFDPFVDKIIICGTFIFLAAEPGSQIAAWMAVVIAGREMLVTVLRSFIEQHGGDFSANMPGKIKMVLQCVAAVASMVVLAYVQKTTAGPYTLALEWTALVSAWLAVASTVHSGVIYIFAAAKMIRDQSTTT, encoded by the coding sequence ATGACTGCTGCTGACACCAAGCCGACGGCGTCGACCAAAGTGGTCAACGTGCCGAATGCGATCACGCTGGCCCGTTTTCTCTTGTCCATCGCGGTCTTTGTGCTGTTGCCGCTGGGGCAATATGTCGCGGCGGCGATTGTCTTTATCATTGCGGCCGCGACCGATTGGATGGATGGCTATTGGGCCCGCAAATATAACGAGGTGACCCAGGTCGGCCGCGTCTTTGATCCCTTCGTCGACAAGATCATCATCTGCGGCACGTTTATCTTTCTCGCCGCCGAGCCGGGTTCGCAGATTGCGGCCTGGATGGCGGTCGTGATCGCCGGCCGCGAGATGCTGGTGACGGTGCTCCGCAGTTTTATCGAACAGCATGGCGGCGATTTTTCGGCCAATATGCCGGGCAAGATCAAAATGGTGCTGCAATGCGTCGCGGCGGTCGCATCGATGGTTGTTTTGGCGTATGTTCAAAAGACGACAGCGGGTCCCTACACGCTGGCGCTAGAATGGACGGCGCTCGTCTCCGCCTGGTTGGCGGTCGCATCGACGGTTCATTCCGGCGTCATTTACATCTTTGCTGCGGCGAAGATGATTCGCGATCAATCGACCACCACGTGA